GGCGGCCGAGTTCACCGCGATCATGGGCCCCTCCGGGTCGGGCAAGTCCACGCTGATGCACTGCGTGGCCGGCCTCGACACCTTCTCCTCGGGATCCGTGCGCATCGGCGAGACCGAGTTGGGCTCGCTCAAGGACAAGCAGCTCACCAAGTTGCGCCGGGACAAGATCGGCTTCATCTTCCAGGCGTTCAACCTGCTGCCGACGCTCACGGCCCTGGAGAACATCACCCTTCCGATGGACATCGCGGGCCGCAAGCCGGACAAGCAGTGGCTGGAGCGGGTCATCGAGATGGTGGGCCTGCGCGACCGGCTCGGCCACCGCCCCTCCCAGCTCTCCGGCGGCCAGCAGCAGCGCGTGGCCGTCGCCCGGGCCCTCGCCTCCAGGCCGGACATCATCTTCGGCGACGAGCCGACCGGAAACCTCGACTCCCGCTCCGGCGCCGAGGTCCTGGGCTTCCTGCGCAACTCCGTTCGGGAGCTGGGGCAGACGGTCGTGATGGTGACCCACGACCCGGTGGCGGCGGCGTACGCGGACCGGGTGGTCTTCCTCGCGGACGGACGGATCGTCGACCACATGTACGGCCCCACCGCGGAGTCCGTCCTGGACTTCATGAAGCAGTTCGACGCGAAGGGCCGTACCAGCTGATGTTCCGCACCGCCCTGCGCGACGTGCTTGCGCACAAGGCCAGGCTGTTGATGACCGTGCTCGCCGTCATGCTCGGCGTCGCGTTCGTCTCCGGGACCCTGGTCTTCACCAACACCATCTCCGACGCCTACCAGAACAGTTCGGCCAAGGGCTTCGACCGGGTCGACGTCGCCGTGTCCGCCAAGTACCAGGAGGACAAGGGCAACACGATCAGCAAGACGC
The sequence above is drawn from the Streptomyces sp. SLBN-31 genome and encodes:
- a CDS encoding ABC transporter ATP-binding protein; the encoded protein is AAEFTAIMGPSGSGKSTLMHCVAGLDTFSSGSVRIGETELGSLKDKQLTKLRRDKIGFIFQAFNLLPTLTALENITLPMDIAGRKPDKQWLERVIEMVGLRDRLGHRPSQLSGGQQQRVAVARALASRPDIIFGDEPTGNLDSRSGAEVLGFLRNSVRELGQTVVMVTHDPVAAAYADRVVFLADGRIVDHMYGPTAESVLDFMKQFDAKGRTS